The Juglans regia cultivar Chandler chromosome 2, Walnut 2.0, whole genome shotgun sequence genome includes a window with the following:
- the LOC108995480 gene encoding thioredoxin-like 1-2, chloroplastic, translating to MMAWSMKSCLYSYGSNLNETIRGSKPRAVCGFCPSFGSSQSKDVESRAFPVLSVDFMGKPLHISDQKGKRDWSPKSSGNFFIHAQTSFCVSRAMRWWDKTLKPNMVEIQSAQELVDSLLNAGDRLVIANFYSPGCGGCKALHPKICQLAESNPNVIFIKVNYENLKTMCHSLHVHVLPFFRFYRGAEGRLCSFSCTNATIKKFKDALAKHGAERCSLGPAKGLDEAELMNLASVGEVSIYPAPFTSTKRASVEDMVMESIDLSGVLREAGNKMQLRKEMLC from the exons ATGATGGCTTGGTCGATGAAGAGTTGTCTGTACTCCTATGGGTCGAATTTGAATGAGACTATTCGTGGCTCAAAACCCAGAGCGGTTTGTGGGTTTTGCCCCTCCTTTGGTTCTTCTCAATCTAAAGACGTAGAATCGAGAGCTTTTCCAGTTTTGAGTGTTGATTTTATGGGAAAGCCCTTGCATATCTCGGACCAAAAGGGCAAAAGAGACTGGAGTCCCAAATCCTCCGGCAATTTCTTCATTCAT GCACAAACCTCATTCTGCGTAAGCCGAGCCATGAGATGGTGGGACAAGACTCTTAAACCCAACATGGTGGAGATTCAATCTGCTCAAGAACTTGTGGATTCTTTGCTTAATGCTGGTGATAGATTGGTCATAGCTAACTTCTATTCACCTGGTTGCGGAGGCTGCAAAGCTCTACATCCCAAG ATCTGTCAGCTAGCTGAATCGAATCcgaatgtgatttttattaaagTTAACTATGAGAACCTCAAAACCATGTGTCACAGTCTCCACGTTCATGTCCTACCATTCTTTAGGTTCTATAGAGGTGCAGAAGGTCGTCTATGTAGCTTCAGCTGCACCAATGCCACT ATCAAGAAATTCAAAGATGCACTGGCAAAGCATGGGGCTGAAAGATGTAGTCTTGGCCCGGCGAAAGGTCTGGATGAAGCTGAGCTAATGAATTTAGCATCAGTTGGTGAAGTCTCAATATATCCAGCACCATTCACATCCACCAAGCGAGCAAGTGTGGAGGATATGGTCATGGAAAGCATAGATTTGTCTGGTGTTCTGAGGGAAGCAGGCAATAAGATGCAACTCAGGAAAGAGATGCTGTGTTGA
- the LOC108995475 gene encoding pentatricopeptide repeat-containing protein At4g01570-like encodes MWHERSLPSKTKTIRTSLSKLGDLLAVASLTKTLSQSGTRNLDPSSIPLSEPLILQILGSNSLHPSKKIDFFNWCRFSLRPNYKYSTAAYSHILRTACRTNQLHEIPHLLLSMKEDGVIADPETFKILLDAFIRSGKIDSALEILDHMEEVQLGTTTSLDPNMYNLVLVALVKKSQVGLAMSIFFKLLEGSALIPSSVACNELLVALRKANMRVEFKRVFHKLREKNGFEFDSWGYNICIHAFGCWGDLATSLELFREMKEKSLCGSGSLGPDLCTYNSLIHVLCLVGKVKDALIVWEELKTSGHELDKFTYQIIIQGCCKSYRMEDATNIFSEMQYNGFSPDTIVYSSLLDGMFKARKVTEACQLFEKMVQDGVRASSCTYNIVIDGLFRNGRAEAGYSLFCDLKKKGQFVDGVTYSIVVLQLCREGLLEDALRLVEEMEDRGFVVDLVTVTSLLIGLHKHGRWDWTERLMKHIRDGNLVANVLKWQADMEASMKNPQRKEDYTPMFPSKGDLGEILSLIGSADNTVDNEFVSDDSGIKDERTSYTDSDQWSSSPYMDQLANQMKSTEYLSLFFSLSRGQRVQSKETSSFDMDMVNTFLSIFLAKGKLSLACKLFEIFSDMGVDPVSYSYNSIMSSFVKKGYFNEAWGVLGEMGENVCPADIATYNVIIQGLGKMGRADLASSVLDKLIKQGGYLDVVMYNTLINALGKAGRIEEVNKLFEQMRTSGVNPDVVTFNTLIEVHSKAGRLNDAYKFLKMMLDAGCLPNHVTDTTLDFLGKEIEKLRYQKASIMDNKSDP; translated from the coding sequence ATGTGGCATGAAAGATCTCTCCcatcaaaaaccaaaaccataaGAACCAGCCTATCCAAACTAGGAGACCTACTAGCAGTCGCATCCCTCACTAAAACTTTGTCTCAGTCCGGCACTCGTAACCTCGACCCTAGTTCCATTCCCCTCTCGGAGCCTCTTATCCTCCAGATCCTTGGCTCCAACTCCCTTCACCCCTCCAAGAAAATCGACTTTTTCAATTGGTGCAGGTTTTCACTCAGGCCCAATTACAAGTACTCCACGGCCGCCTACTCCCATATCCTCCGCACCGCATGCCGCACTAACCAGCTTCACGAGATTCCCCACCTATTGCTTTCCATGAAGGAAGATGGTGTCATCGCAGATCCTGAGACTTTTAAGATCTTACTTGATGCATTTATTCGCTCCGGTAAGATTGACTCAGCACTCGAGATTTTAGATCATATGGAGGAAGTGCAGTTGGGGACGACTACGAGCTTGGATCCCAACATGTATAACTTGGTTCTTGTGGCTCTGGTTAAGAAAAGCCAGGTGGGTTTGGCCATGTCCATCTTCTTTAAGCTTCTGGAAGGTTCAGCTTTGATCCCCAGCTCTGTTGCCTGTAACGAACTGCTTGTTGCTCTAAGGAAAGCAAACATGAGGGTGGAATTCAAAAGAGTCTTTCACAAACTTAGGGAAAAGAATGGGTTTGAGTTTGATTCTTGGGGTTACAACatatgcattcatgcatttggTTGTTGGGGTGATTTGGCTACCTCTTTAGAGCTATTTagagaaatgaaggaaaagagtTTGTGTGGTTCTGGATCATTAGGTCCGGACTTGTGCACCTATAATAGCTTAATTCACGTTCTATGCTTGGTTGGGAAGGTGAAGGATGCACTAATTGTGTGGGAGGAGTTGAAAACATCTGGTCATGAGCTCGATAAGTTTACCTACCAAATAATTATTCAAGGGTGCTGTAAATCCTATCGGATGGAGGATGCAACCAACATTTTTAGTGAGATGCAGTATAATGGGTTTAGCCCAGATACTATTGTGTATAGTTCACTCCTAGATGGGATGTTCAAGGCGAGGAAGGTCACGGAAGCCTGTCAATTGTTTGAGAAAATGGTTCAAGATGGGGTACGGGCCTCGAGTTGCACATATAACATTGTGATTGATGGTTTGTTTAGGAATGGGAGGGCTGAGGCTGGTTACTCTCTGTTTTGTGACTTGAAGAAGAAGGgtcagtttgtggatggtgtTACTTATAGCATTGTCGTGTTGCAACTTTGCAGGGAGGGTCTGCTTGAGGATGCACTAAGGTTGGTGGAAGAAATGGAAGACAGGGGCTTTGTTGTTGATTTAGTCACTGTGACGTCACTCTTGATTGGACTTCATAAGCATGGGCGGTGGGATTGGACAGAGAGGCTTATGAAGCACATTAGGGATGGCAATCTGGTTGCTAATGTTCTTAAATGGCAGGCTGATATGGAGGCTTCGATGAAAAATCCACAGAGAAAGGAGGACTATACACCAATGTTCCCTTCCAAAGGCGACTTAGGTGAGATTTTGAGCTTAATAGGTTCTGCAGACAATACAGTGGACAATGAGTTTGTTTCAGATGACTCTGGAATCAAAGATGAGAGGACTTCATACACTGACAGTGATCAGTGGTCGTCATCTCCATACATGGATCAATTGGCAAACCAAATGAAGTCCACCGAGTatctttctctgtttttttcatTATCTAGAGGGCAACGAGTTCAATCCAAAGAAACATCCTCGTTTGATATGGATATGGTCAATACTTTCTTGTCTATATTTCTTGCCAAGGGAAAGCTGAGCTTAGCATGCAAATTGTTTGAGATTTTTAGTGATATGGGTGTTGACCCTGTGAGTTATTCGTACAATTCTATCATGAGTTCATTTGTTAAGAAGGGTTATTTTAATGAGGCATGGGGTGTCCTTGGTGAAATGGGTGAGAATGTTTGCCCGGCAGACATAGCAACATACAATGTGATTATTCAAGGCTTAGGGAAGATGGGAAGAGCAGATCTAGCCAGTTCTGTCCTTGATAAGCTAATTAAGCAGGGAGGATATCTTGATGTGGTCATGTACAACACACTGATTAATGCCCTTGGGAAGGCTGGTCGGATTGAGGAAGTAAACAAGCTTTTTGAGCAGATGAGGACTAGTGGAGTCAATCCTGATGTTGTCACTTTTAATACTCTTATTGAAGTTCATAGCAAGGCAGGTCGACTGAATGATGCatataaattcttaaaaatgaTGCTGGATGCAGGATGCTTGCCTAACCATGTTACAGACACaactttagattttttgggAAAGGAAATTGAGAAATTGAGGTACCAAAAGGCATCGATCATGGACAACAAGAGTGATCCTTGA